A genomic stretch from Chiloscyllium plagiosum isolate BGI_BamShark_2017 chromosome 45, ASM401019v2, whole genome shotgun sequence includes:
- the LOC122543808 gene encoding leucine-rich repeat transmembrane protein FLRT1-like: MSLQTMGIKESVLLWVIMPALLMPRVMSTCPALCRCDNGFVYCNDRGLTSIPAKIPEDSTTLFLQNNQINNAGIPSQLKYLLNIKVIYLYENALDEFPINLPRSLRELHLQDNNIRAITHDALSRIPLLEKLHLDDNSVSTVSIEEHAFANSKHLKLLFLSRNHLSSIPTGLPKTLEELRLDDNRIATIPHYAFKGLVSLRRLVLDGNLLANQRIADETFSRLQNLTELSLIRNSLIFPPRNLPVSNLQKLYLQDNLISYIPANAFSKMRQIQRLDISNNNLTTLPKGVFDDLANLSQLLLRNNPWYCGCKMMWLRDWLQTTAFHINVRGLMCQGPDKVRGMAVKDIKSEMDECFENSLHGGNTALKPTPIVHTATVTQGLQFTYKPRRPNLKLPDSAVDYPLSRGSETKPIIINVMPLTADSIRITWRAMLPVTSFRLSWLRLDHNPSVGSITETLVQGDKTEYLLTALEPKSTYIICMVTMEANNFYVRDETPVCAKAETADLYSPTTTLNREQGESDQVGLPLAGIIGGATALVFIVVVLAAICCYINNNRNVFSHDQVYNRGCRKKDDYAEAGTKKDNSILEIRGSGFQMIPLNNQQRSKEEYVIHTIFPSNGTSLYKNTHSTALSSNRGYRDGGIPDAEYSYT, encoded by the coding sequence ATGTCGCTACAAACAATGGGTATCAAAGAAAGTGTGTTGCTCTGGGTCATCATGCCAGCACTTTTGATGCCACGTGTCATGTCTACTTGTCCTGCTCTGTGTCGATGTGACAATGGTTTTGTCTACTGCAACGATAGAGGTTTGACATCCATTCCTGCCAAAATACCGGAAGATTCTACAACTCTTTTCTTACAAAATAATCAGATTAATAATGCTGGGATCCCCAGTCAATTGAAGTATCTGTTGAATATAAAAGTGATTTACCTTTACGAAAATGCTTTGGATGAGTTCCCTATAAACCTTCCCCGATCTCTGAGAGAGCTGCATCTTCAAGACAATAACATTAGGGCCATCACACATGATGCACTTTCAAGGATTCCTTTGTTGGAGAAGTTACATTTGGATGATAACTCAGTGTCAACAGTCAGCATTGAGGAACATGCTTTTGCTAATAGTAAGCATCTCAAACTGCTCTTTTTGTCCAGGAACCATCTAAGCAGCATTCCCACTGGCCTTCCTAAAACACTGGAGGAACTGAGGCTCGATGACAACCGGATTGCAACCATCCCACACTATGCTTTCAAAGGTTTGGTCAGCTTAAGACGCCTAGTGCTGGATGGTAATCTTTTAGCTAATCAAAGAATCGCAGATGAGACTTTCAGCAGACTTCAAAACCTGACTGAActttcattgatcagaaattctcTAATTTTTCCACCACGAAATCTGCCTGTTTCAAACTTACAAAAGCTGTACCTTCAGGATAACCTCATTAGTTACATTCCAGCCAATGCTTTTTCGAAAATGAGACAGATACAGCGGCTGGATATATCCAACAACAACTTAACAACTTTGCCAAAAGGAGTCTTTGACGACCTAGCAAACTTGAGTCAGCTACTTTTGCGTAACAACCCCTGGTATTGTGGCTGCAAAATGATGTGGCTCAGAGACTGGTTACAAACAACCGCATTTCACATCAATGTGCGAGGGCTAATGTGCCAAGGGCCTGATAAAGTCCGAGGAATGGCAGTCAAAGATATCAAGTCAGAAATGGATGAGTGCTTTGAGAACAGCTTGCATGGCGGCAACACAGCTCTGAAACCAACTCCAATTGTTCATACAGCTACTGTCACTCAAGGACTGCAATTCACTTACAAACCGAGGCGACCAAATCTGAAGCTACCAGATTCAGCTGTGGATTATCCTTTGTCAAGAGggtcagaaacaaaaccaataaTCATTAATGTGATGCCTTTAACTGCGGACAGTATTCGTATCACATGGAGGGCAATGTTACCAGTCACATCCTTCAGACTCAGTTGGCTCAGACTCGACCATAATCCATCAGTGGGTTCCATCACTGAAACCTTGGTACAAGGAGACAAGACTGAATATCTTCTCACGGCCCTTGAACCCAAGTCAACCTACATCATATGCATGGTTACAATGGAAGCTAACAACTTCTATGTGAGAGATGAAACACCAGTATGTGCTAAAGCAGAAACTGCAGACTTATACAGTCCCACCACAACGTTAAACAGGGAACAAGGGGAATCGGACCAAGTAGGTCTTCCTTTAGCTGGTATTATTGGAGGTGCAACAGCCTTAGTGTTCATTGTTGTTGTCCTTGCTGCAATATGCTGCTACATTAATAACAACAGGAATGTTTTTTCACATGATCAGGTGTACAATAGAGGTTGCAGAAAAAAAGATGATTACGCAGAAGCAGGGACAAAGAAAGATAATTCCATTTTAGAAATCAGAGGGAGTGGCTTTCAAATGATTCCACTCAATAATCAACAGCGATCAAAGGAGGAATATGTGATTCACACCATATTTCCATCCAATGGGACAAGTCTTTACAAGAACACTCATAGTACAGCCCTCAGCAGTAACCGAGGTTACAGAGACGGTGGGATACCAGATGCTGAATATTCTTACACGTGA